ccgtatcatataacataactctatctCATATGATATTCTATCCTCTAGGATAACTACGTTATCCTTAACTCCCTCCCTCAATCGTAACGGCAGTTTCACGAACGTTGCGATTGGAATCACCATTCTTCGATTAAAAAAAATCGAGCAAGAACGCCATTCTTTTCGAAcctgcacttttttttttttctctcttgatGAGAACGCCTTTCTTTTCGAACTCACCAATTATCTCAATATGAATACTCGAATTGGACGCGATTCCAAGTACGAGTCTTTTCTCCAACACAAACCTCATCTTCTACCAATTTGCAGcggaattattatattaattacgaATCCCGCCGGTGGATTTATTTTTCTAACCCACCGGCAggggatattttttttttgtagacgGGTCGTAGGATCTCCCtaagctcttgataccatgtcaaatattgtgtaatctcgtatccttctcattaataacacacgtatatatatatagtacaactcattacctaaaccctagattacatattaggtaacataccatatgtaggactcatattaggtaacataccatatttaggactctacagaatattcacaataTAATATCTCCTATATTCTATCTTAACACATATACTCCGTAGACCGTACTCTCTTTAAGTCCGTTTTTATTAGGAAAGTGGGTTTATACTTTATAGTAGAATAATTTAAGTCTTGTTACAACCTCCTAAGTGATCCGTACTAAGTGAATAAGCTTAGAGCCCTTTGTTTTCATGAATGTATCAATAGGGATACGGAATACCTTCGTAAGGTCTATGGTGTTAGGGTGTAAATGAACTGTTTCGTTGGTGACCGGTTTAGATTGGTGCAATATATGTTTGATGTGAGCTTGATCATGAACGTAGAAGGCTAGATTGTGTACTGCTTGACATGAACTTGATCATGAGTTTTGAAGGCTTGTTCATTTGCAATCATGAATAACATTTTCACCAGTCACATATAATTCATTAACTAGTGTACATAAACAATTTGTTTACTGATGTTCATGAGTGGCTTGATAATTTGATATGAAATTCTTCTGAGTAATTCAGTGTTTATGTCCATTAAGATCATTGAAGAACACTTCTGATAGTATATGAATTGAGTTTGAGCAAATTCTGGACACACTAATTCCTAAATGAGCTTAGTTTGAATAAGCTTTTTGACTTCAACTGATTAGCTCAATTCAACCTGAACATGAAGATTAATAGTGTATTACTCGATTTTGCTTGAACTTTAATGCATTCTAGAACAATAATTTGTTCGACCAAAGGATTAGCAACCCACATATTGTGACTAATCAGAAGCATATACTGAAAAAGTTTGTGTATAACTCAGCTATATCTCATGAAGGTTGGTAATTGTTGGGTCAACTAAACATTTTCATATATAGTTCGAGGTAGCTCGAAATTGTGGTTCATCCATTTTGTGAATTCTTTCAACTAatttgtttatgaatgtttggtgCATTACTGCTTTTTGAATGACTTAACTGATTGATGGTAAATGAAGCTCACTGATCAAGTTTCGTTTTATGCGTACTTTTTGCATGAATTTAAAAAAGCAGAAACTGCATGAATTTTTGAGCAAAGAGTATGGAGGGCCAGGAACATTATTGGTGGAGCCTTTCACAAACATGCTAATTGCTCTTAAGGACAACGATTTGCCTGCTGCTCCTTTGGCTACTAGAGCTTCCTTGCTATGGGCTCAAAACTGCATTGACCGCGACTGGCGACTCTGGAATTCATCACCACCTTCCACTGATCAAGTAAACCATCATCCTAACTTCTAAGTTCTAACAGTTATTCATAAGAATTATACAATGATAAACTTTGAACAACATTGCAATATTCATGTCATTTCTGGGAAGGAAAGTTTCATACAAGCTTACATTTGCAACAACTTTTCCAGATTTTACAGTCAGTTTTTTTCACCTCTCTTTTTCCAGATTCATACTCTCATTATCTATACATTAGGAATTGGCATTTTGGATGCATCAAAAGTGGACTTGGAAAGAGATTGACCCCTTTTTACCCTTCTCCTTTTGCCTGTTGAATTCCTTCTATTAGCTTTTACAAAAGTCTTGAAAGTCATATCTTCTGGAAGATGAGGTAGCTTAGCTTGTTAGTTCCATAGTGATGATCTTCTTTCAATTCACCTCTTCTTCTAGATATTAGCTTGTAGCCTCAGAGATGCTCTGTAACGATGGCCGCCATGTTTTTGATCTCGAGTTCATTGATCTTGATGTTAATCTCTGTCTTTCATGGTCTGATCCCTGTTTTCATATACATACGGAATTATTCTCATTAGTTTCTTCAATACTTTGACCAAactatatgaaaattaaaaGGGCAAATTGTAACATAAAattgtcaattttttttaaaaaaaaatcctctTTTTTCTTGAAATTTTTGAACTTTTACCTGATCATTTCTTTCTGATTCATCTTTTTCCCCTTCTGTTTCTTTTCTCTCACTTGTTTGCAGCTTTCCACTTCCAGACTCCTTTTCATTCATCTTTTCCTTTGCCATTCTTTTTGCCATCAGAACCTTCTTAACCTCTGTCATCATCAAACAACAAAGATTAAAATAAGTAACTTCACCTTATAAAaggaattattattaattaagctGTGATCATCAATTTGGTACCAACCTTGTGAAGTAACGAGGCGATAAGCCCGACCGAGGACAAGAGTATCCGTGGGTCGGAGCAGCTTCACCCGGGTATACCGGACCGATTTCTTCTTATCCGAGGCTCCGGCTTCGTCGTCGGACATAGGTAGAGGTATGATTAAGGATACATAATGACCAGGgttgatcttcataacttcATTAGCTGTAATAGGCCAATACATCCTCTCAACTTTCCCACTTGGGTGTTGAATCACCAATGCTGCTGCATCCACTGCTTGGCAATTCCCcatattttctctttcctcttttttttccttAGAAGAATGAAAATGAGTGTCTTTTTAGATGAGAGGAAATAAGGGGAAGAGAGAAGATGTGAAATAAGGACAAGTCTTTATCTTAAGGGAGTACCCACCACCATTAATTTAAACAAGGAAAGCTTTAACTTACACTAGTTTGCTTAGCTTAGCTTATATCTTTGTTGGTGTACTACTACTATGACTATTTCACCCAACTAACTCAAGTTATgggtatatatacatacaagTTATGTTAACAAGTATTCGTGTCGGATCCTCTAACAATCAGATATGGGTTTAGACTATGGACCCCGACACTTCATTTTGGGTAAaaatcatgatttttttttacagTTTAACCGAATCGAACATCTTGCCATCTAGGCACGTACCCGATGCCGAGTATGGACCCTCCGACACTTCATTTTGGGTAAAAGTCGTGGATTTTTTTACAATTTGACTGAACCGCACATCTAGGCACGTACCCGAGGCCGAGTAACGTAGCCGGCTACAAGTTTCCCGCACTGGATGACAACtttttaggtttaattaattggaAGGTCAGCTAGTTGGTTAAAATCTTAAGTAGAGGATAACTAAGATTTGAGATTGAATCTTGTCTAAGTCAGTTTTTATCTGATACTCACTCTACCCCAAACAAGttcatttaattatttttatttttatttatatttaatgaCTATAATAATGTTGTGTGTTAATGCTAGTAATAATTTAGTAATCATGTGTTGGTCAATTAAGCACCCAGGAAGGTGCCTGAAATATAGGCATATAGCCTATACCAAGGGACCCATATGGGATTATGGGTTGATGTCATCACAAAGTGGGGTCCCTATATAGGCCATCATCGGCACTGTCGACGGAGGTGATCAAGAACTTTGGAGTTTAAATATTACTAATTACATTTTGGAATTGATAATCTTGAGTATTTTAATTGATGATTTGGTTCTTTTGAGATTCATTCCTTTTCAAGTTTGAAGTTTTCCTATGAAAAAGTAGTCTCTTCATATCGGAATAAATTGTaggataattttaaaaatatgattttgaattaaaattttgttagaACTTCTACGTGATATTGTATATAACAGGGGTATAATAAATTAATGTACTTCGTATTTGTTTTGGGTATGGAAAAAAATACAAGAGGTAAAAATGTAACGCTCTCAATACATCTTACTCCGTAGAATAGTAGCCTTCAAGACTTTACTTTATATGAATTGTGAATAGCACCATTAGAGATTTTATATACAACAAGTGTGTTAATATGACATCACGTATAACATTCAGAGTACTAAGCAATGTCTCTACCTAATGGAAATGAATTCACCTTTTCACACAATATGTGATTACGAGCAATTTTCTATCTATCATTAAGGCCTTTTTTATCCATGTTTATATACGGTCCTGTTCTGTTcatcttatttccacttatttcaggaaaaataagttcagataagttcagataagataagttcaggaaaaataagggttgaccaagtataatttataactaaaataagttttgataagttctaataagttcagataagttcagttaagttcagataagttcagataagataagttcaggaaaaataagtgaaaatcaggtgaatagaacgcagcctaCCTCGGGATGAAGAAATAGTATTGCTTTTGGTAATAAGATCCTTAGACTAAACTTGTTGTATACAACACCTTGTTTTATACAAGTTTTTGCCATGATATTTTTGCAAAGGTGATTGAATTTCATAATAATGGATGTGAAGAATTATTGTGTTATATTATTGTTAGAAGGATTTAACACCTTATCTACCATACATAAGGTATACGGCTCTTAAGACTTGGGTATGTGAACCTTAGGTTACTAAAGTAGTTGGGGCAACAAAGGATTGGATTGGCTGTGTTTGTTTGTCCAGCTCCTTTGATACTTATAAATTTATTGTCCTTACTTGGGTCTACAAGACTACTACCCTAAAAGATGACCAAGACCATGGTGGCCATGGTCCATGGATGATGACTTGTAACATTTAATGATGCAAAAATATTCTCTCCTTTTAAAGAATATTTGTcaaatattaagaaaagaaaaagtaatGTCACATTAGACACACTCACATACACCAAATCATCATTAAAATCTAATACTCCTAGGCAACACTCCATAATAATTACTTCATATGATCCTTTTTACTCGCGAATATTTGAATTTTGCACTAGTTATAAACTTCAAATGAAtgttattagattcgtctcaatgtaaatttttaaaaacattattattcttaatttttacttattgaTATTTAAAGATGTTAATATGAAAAGTTATACATCGACAAACATGAAAAAGTTAAAACGATTCAAATGAAAGAGAACAGAAAACGTATTTGAAAAGCTTCTCAATATGATTAACATCTAATGATCTAATAGCTAGGCTCTTTGACATCGTTATCTTATtacagttttttgttttttgattcTAAAAGTCATATAGAGAGAGTATAGTAGAGTCTACAATAcaattccttttatttttgtttgaaaATTCAAAAGTGCTATAGAGTGAAGTCAAAACTCAATTTAGTTTAGGAATTTGATATTTACCTACAAATCCTACTCATTTCGCAGATTTTTCCAATTTTACTTTGTAAGTAAATGGTTAGTAGAGCTGCAGCTCACGAACTTAACTCGTAGAATCATAGGCTAGCCTAACTATTTATTTAGGGGAGATTATTGCTAGCTTAACTCATAGGCTCATAGCCTAGTAGCCTACGActatatgaactcattattggATATGGATGTACATTGTTAAGAGTTCTCCAACTAGGCAACTAGCTATCCACTCTCTGTCTACCACCATCTCTCTACAAGATACTcttaagagcatctccaatggttatagctagggactagcttgaaatttatgaaagtttcaagctaatagctagatcattggagtgaaaataataaattagcttggctaagcaaattagcttaaacaagctaatttgcttgataACTAGCTCTCAaaattgccaaataattaattgacaagtggacAAGTGGgacaaatttaaataacaaacTAGTTTCTAGCCATTGGAGcacaaattagctagacaataaaatagcttgaaatcttatgtgacataacaagctaattgtTAAACTAGCTTACCATTAGAGATGCTCTAACAACACTTTCCAAAAAAACACTTAATATTCAAAAGTGTACTCCAATCTCTTTTTACTATTTGATGGTCCTATATTATATTCTTTATTTATTCAACCTGGTAATTAATTGTCTTTCACAAACAAAGTgactccatttttcaacaagaatcaattaTTAGGGTATCTTGGCTAAGCTATTTTGAAGTAGCTCTCCATGAAAAGCTACTCAATAACCTCTCCAGATCCCCAATATTGATCAAGAGATAGTTCTTGTTGGAGAATTATTTAAAAAGTTACTTGAAAAGCCCAAGTATTATGAGCTCTGGATATATTTATTTGAGGAAGTCCAAATACATGCCTGGcatgtatttgcaaaaacatgccaaccccaaataaaaaggtaaatgtaaatgttaaatattttttggGGGAAATGtataacggaattgtaaatttgtaaaacgGGGTGGTGATTTGGCATTGCTGAGTTGGTATTGGTGTTACAAAAAtggtattggtattacaaaaatggtactaaactttttttaaatgaaattcattttccttaaatggtactcgttttgtactaaattttataaagtggtattaatatcacaaaaatggtgctaaatattttaaaatgataTTCATTTTACAAACGGGATCCAAATTGGCAAACGGGATTGActattcaacaatttcaaaatggctgggaaattacaaacaagcccatggcatgtatttcataatacatgccTGGCTGCGATTTTGACCCCCTCTATTTATTTCCTCCGAAATTTTAACTTGTCTACATGCTTTTACTACCTAACATCCAAATCATCTATTTCCTCCGCTCTTAATAAGTAAGCACATGTTTTATACATTTTGTAAAACAGGgaatgaatttatttatttatttgaaggAACACAAGGaatcaaattattaaattgAAAGTCAAAAGGAATTTtttatttacaaattttaataCCAATGAGTTATGCAAGATTTTATCACAAACTAGTTTTTGGGACCGGGCGATGCCTcgggttactacattaataacataTACAATTGCTTATATATTTTCTTgttgcaatgataacatgaacacaagtaatagcttagtggtaaaTGCTTTATTATTTAAACTCAAGATCTCAGGGGTTCGAACCTTACGTAAGACatgtttaatattttttattgtgTATAAAGATTACATGGAGTGAACAACTCATAAGTAAAGTGCCACATGTCATGTAAACTTTCTtagaaacgccttttaatatatagtggAGTCATGTATTCATGACGTGGTGATGTACTAGTTGCCACTACATAGCTAGGATGTGCAACGATCCAGACTGAAACGGGACTGGAATGAATCGGACCAAGACTGATATCCCTATATTTCTTGGAGCGGAATACCGGAGACCGGATCTTAAATTCCGGTCCCGTTGGAcctgaaaaagaaaaaatttcattgttttttttttatgttagcACCCGATTCATCATTAGAGCTAATTCGGATTCGGGGCACgttttgggtggataggtttGAGTCCCCTCTCAATTGTTATTGCGGGgaatcgaacacgggttctccctaccaagttcggtctcaatcaccactaaaccaacaagcaattggtagTTTGATTGTTTTTTTAATTCTAGAACAATAGCGGAAAAGAGTAAACATCGAGATGTTCCTTCATTATTCTTGGTTTTCACTTTTTCATGGAAGAATCGACGGCCTAACTATATTGCAAAATAATGAATAGAGTACAACTTTTCAAAATCGTCCTTATACACAACTATTCTCTATGGCTAGCAAACGTGTCGGGTTGCGTTCGTGTGCGTGTCGAATATAAACGGGTTGGAAAACCTCAATACTAACCCGACCCATTTAATAAACGTGTCGTGGTGACCAGTTTAACTAATCATGTCAAAAACTCTTGACACTAACTCGTTTTTTCGTGTCGTGTGCTTGTTCAATAAAGTTGTCTCCATTATACGGAGTAAGATTTATAACCCAATACATTAAATTATTGGATGTTTTTCTTAAGCGGTTTAAGTCGTGTCAGTTTCGAGAATCTCAACACTAACTCggaccatttaattaaacgtgtCGTGTAGTGAAGAtccgtttaattaaacgggtcgtAAACCTTGACACTAACTCGTTTTTTTCATGTTCGTGTCGTGTTATCGTGTCATGTCTGATTTTGCCAGCTAACCCATAACTAAGCTTGATATGTATGTATTATGTACCCGTGTATATGCGTGCGTGTCAtattattaacgacaaaataggaatatttttttcatttaaataaatttaacaCATTAGTGGGGGTATGAAAGAAAATTCATAAGCGGATACCAAATTTTCAAGAGCTCTCTTAGACAATAGAGATGAACCGTGGATTATGGACCGTGAGACTAAACAAGCAAAAATGGTAGAAAATTATGTTCATTATTTGCCTCATTTTCAAATACGGACAACATTTGACTTTTACGCAATCCATGgtagattt
This sequence is a window from Spinacia oleracea cultivar Varoflay chromosome 1, BTI_SOV_V1, whole genome shotgun sequence. Protein-coding genes within it:
- the LOC110782903 gene encoding uncharacterized protein; protein product: MGNCQAVDAAALVIQHPSGKVERMYWPITANEVMKINPGHYVSLIIPLPMSDDEAGASDKKKSVRYTRVKLLRPTDTLVLGRAYRLVTSQEVKKVLMAKRMAKEKMNEKESGSGKLQTSERKETEGEKDESERNDQGSDHERQRLTSRSMNSRSKTWRPSLQSISEATS